The region GGAAAGGAAAAAGATCTTTTAAAACCAACTTTTCAGAAAGAATGAAAATGAGCATTTGGAAAAGTCATGTATCCGTGACTTTTGGAACTTTTAAAGCCCTTAACACTTAAATTATTCATATACCCCCCAACTATCACTACCGTAATCAATAAGCCCTTGGAACTTTTAATAATTTTACATATAAAAGTTAAACCAAACACCTTTTAAAAACAACTTTTGACTTTTGTTTCtcaaaagctaatccaaacacattttcaaaaacaacttttGTAAAAAATCCTTTTACAAAAAAGACTTTTAAAGGTAAAAAGAtatcccaaacaccccctaagttaTGATAGTATTCGCAATTCACACCGTAAAATTCAAAATGTTCATAATAATATTGTAAATATCATATGGGATTTAAAAATTCACAGGTTTGAAAAAACAAAAGAACAATGGAAAATAATAAAACCAaaggtattatagtcattttaatTTTTGAAGGGACCAAATACGCAACAAAATTAGCTCAAAAAACCACAAATCCAAAAAAGATATGGTTTTGACCAAAACCCAGAAAAAATAAATACCATAGGAACCATTTTTGCAGTTGCCCTTTTTTTTCAAAAGCAAATATAAGGGTAGAGAGAGCGTAGGGAGGGATTGATCACGGTTTGATTCAATTGGCAGTACCGCCACTGACCCGCACACTAACCATGTCGACCCCGTCCACCCTTAAGCATCAGTCTAATTCGAATATGAAAACACACAATACAAAACACCATAGACACTAAGATAAGCTACCAAATAAAAAATTGTCCAAAAAACAATTGACCACAATTCACCTACAATCCCCATAATTTAGCACATCCTTTACATATTCCAAAAAGATCTAACTTTCTTGTACACTTTGATCTCCTTCCGCAACACCCTTAGATCCCAACCCTCGGATCTTCACATCATAATAAACCTCTTCAACTTTCCTCAAATCGTACTTCATTCCTGcaaaataagattaaataaacagTTAATAACTTAACTGTCAATCTGCCATGACAGGGGTAATTTGGGGATAATGGAAAAACGAAAACATACCATCAAACTTTTTTCGCAAGAAATCATTTCTGAGATTAAGCATGCGAAATGAAGCATGAAGATCAGTTAAAAACTTTAACACCTTTCTAGGGCAATCATAATCCCCTGCTGTCACTTGATTCACCACATACCTAGGCTGCAAAAAACAAAACTACTTGAttatatttgtttaaaaaaaacacaGCAAAATATAGTAAGAAAGGATTCTTGATTTCTTACCAATTCATTTGACATAAAGCATATTCCTGTAATAAGAAAATACATTACTAAAATTGCAACAGATTTGAACATGAATACGTATTATTTATATAGAACAATAACATCAGTCACTCACCAGTAAGGTAGTCTTCAACATCAAGGCAAAACTCTGAATTCACTGCATTACCCATCAAAAGCAATTGCATTGAGTGAATTAACACTTTGATGTAAGGTGTTTTATAGATTTGCCAATGATTGTTTAAAAGAAAGACTCACGCTCTAGTTTTTGCTCCATTTCTGTATGGATTAGAAGGCTTCCTGTTTCTAGCCAATGTGTAAAAGCAAGGAGAGAGACTACTTGTTGTGTCTCACTTCGCCAATCACCATGATACCTGTTAGTGAACATTAACAACAAGAAGAAATGATAGTAAGTGGTTATGCAAATTAATAACTGAGACTTGGTTTAAATTGTCGAAAATCACCTGTAGTATTGGCCAGGGCTTTCACCAACAATTTCTGCAAGCTTACTGAAAAGCTGCTTCAATTTGTCAACATGAGAGTTAACCTTCTCTAGAACCTCTGATTGTAAGAAAGAAAGGGAAAGAATAAGCACAAGTTATATTGATATTACTTCTAGCAGTAGGACCCAAATTGATCATGTATTAACATCAACCGGTTGCTTTCAAACAAAATTGCAATGGCAGCCAAATAGCCACTAAATCCATCTCGTTTTACACATTACAACATCAGTTAGTCCATATTATGATCGCATTGCCCGATTGTTTACAGAGAGTTTGCAATGCAGCCAATGACATTTTTCTACCAAAATCGATCCTGTTTTGCAGATGTTAAAACATCATTTAGGTCAATGTATTATCATATTAACATgtttttcctctctctctctctctctcggagtAAACGAGAACGAGACAGGATATGAACATCACATAGGTTAGACAAAGCGGAAGACTGTTTATAATTTCAGAAAATGAAAATTAATACCAGGAATGGGCCGAGATTGATGAACTAGAAGAAGAATGGAGTGCATGATTCTCGTAGTCGAATCAATCTCAGTCGCAACAGCTTTGATGCGGTCACGTAAGTTACCAGATTCTTCTAGACTGAAACGAAACTTATCAAACTGCTTCTCGACAGCAGCGGAAGTAGGGGAGGAGTCACCGGCTGCCATTGAAGTGCAGAAATTGTTGCAGCTAGATGGCCGCCGCGTGACAGTGGTGGTGTAGGAGATCAGTGGAAGAGAAACGGTGGCGGAGGCGTTGCGAAGGAAGAAAGGGGTGCTGGGGTTAGGGTTTAAGGAGCGGTGGGATAGAGCGGTGGCTAATATTAATGCGGTCCGGGAGGCAGACTTCATCATGATTGTTTAATGGTGTTTTGTGCGTGGCCTAATTTTTGCTTTTTACTCTATACTACGCATTAGATATTTGCACATAGTGCTTTATATGTTTACATTTTTGGATATTACCTCAAAAGTGAGACgtgaaataaacaaaaaaaatgtgaAGCTTAATATCTAAATGATCAATTTATGATTGTTCCATCTAACAAATGTTTGCTAATTTGTATGTAATAATTCTGTTATGTACGATAATTTATGTTTTAGAAAGGTTATACAAATCATGTTATTATTATATATGACAAAAAAAGTATTGTGTATAAAAATCATGTTATTATTATGTATGACAAAAATAAATACATTGTGTATGAATGAGCTCATACTTTAATAAAGTATCATCTTTTTCCACAAATTACAAAATTGACCATTAAGTTTGCAAGAtttcaagaaaataaaaaatcataataGCTCTCCACAACACAcaaacaaaatatttaaaaaaaaaaatacttacaaAATTGTGAAGTTTTAAAATTGCTATGCAATTGTGAAATGGTTCTTACATTTTAGAAATGATTGTTCTTTATAATAAAATGTTTGAATAAATTACTAAATCGTACATTTGGTTTACTAAAATTAGGTGTTTAGTCTTTAACTTTTATTTTACACTCATACTATCCATGCATTTcgttgcatttttcgtccctaaTACATGTAAAAATACTATCTTAcccttgtttatttttttttaatttattaatttataacctaattaaaaagatatttaataaaaaatatggTCCCACCTACATCATCTTTTCCCCCTAAACCTACACTCACCCTCACCCGCAGTTATCTCGATCGTCCCTCTCCTTCCTCTCGCAGGAAACCCCTACACACAAAACTCCAGCGACATCCAATGCCTCCCCACTCGCCACCATCAAATTCATTCATGGAGCCGGAGACGAAGGTGCTTTACCTCCATCTGATTCAACTCAATGGTGGCAAGTCTAAGTGTCCAATGATGCTACCATCGCTGTCGTATTGTGGCATGCCCAATCACCGCCTCCTCTGTCGACATTCACCTCATGCGACCACCATGTGTGTACTAATTCATAACAGACCTACACAATGACCTTCCTCTAATCTAGAACCCACCTACTCTCTCTATAATTCATGTTTCCTACAGTTGGCTAACTCAATCTCCTCGCTGGGACGGTGACATGTGTTTTATCATTTATCTTCTACTTCCTCTACTACTCCTTCAATTTCTTTTTTTGTGTGCGATCCTAACCACCGACTCACTCATCCGCATATCCCCCCCCCCTTCTGTCATTGTCAACATATCAGGTATAAATTGGGGGGTTTTGTTGATTTATTTTTGGTTTTggggtttgttttgttttttaaaatcaaaatactAACTCAATTGGTGTGATGGTGAATAGTGGTTGAATGCGGTTTTGATTTCAATCTATTAAGATAGTGAGGGAACTAAATTTGCAAATCGATGTTTTATTCTATTGTTGCTGTATAGCCCTAACTTTTGACCTTTTTGTCTTCTTTACCTAGTCTTTGATTGTGATTTATAGGTCTGATTACATGGAAGACAGATGCCAATGGAGGGTCATCGGAGAAGACCACCGACGTTGAATGGTGGAAGTGAGATGAGAGGGTGACCGATAATGGAAGTGAGAATGGGATTTGAGTGGGTCCCATTGTCAATACAATTCATTCgttttctataaataaataaagtggaAAAATAATATAATAGGCAATATAGTCTTTTTAAGTCTGTGAGGGATGAAACATACAACAAAATCTAAACCTGGGGACCATCCAAGTGCAAAAAATATTAGGGCCTAAACACGCAATTTTAGCAAACTAAATGGACGATTTCATTAATTTATTCAAAAACGTTTTAATACCTTTTAAGGTATTTTGTGTATCTTTTGTTGTGGGTTAGTTTCATAATTTGTAACTTGACTATTTACAAAAATTATGATAATTTTTACGATTagtaaaaagaaaattataaaaatagtcatttttattaatcagttTGCgggaaaatagcaaaaaaaaaaaaattacaaaaatagtcattAAAATCGCAGATTGATTAGGTTTATCTGCGATTCTACCTTCTGACCTACGAATGTACAAGATTTTAAACCGTGGAC is a window of Lactuca sativa cultivar Salinas chromosome 1, Lsat_Salinas_v11, whole genome shotgun sequence DNA encoding:
- the LOC111915219 gene encoding uncharacterized protein LOC111915219 produces the protein MMKSASRTALILATALSHRSLNPNPSTPFFLRNASATVSLPLISYTTTVTRRPSSCNNFCTSMAAGDSSPTSAAVEKQFDKFRFSLEESGNLRDRIKAVATEIDSTTRIMHSILLLVHQSRPIPEVLEKVNSHVDKLKQLFSKLAEIVGESPGQYYRYHGDWRSETQQVVSLLAFTHWLETGSLLIHTEMEQKLELNSEFCLDVEDYLTGICFMSNELPRYVVNQVTAGDYDCPRKVLKFLTDLHASFRMLNLRNDFLRKKFDGMKYDLRKVEEVYYDVKIRGLGSKGVAEGDQSVQES